The following nucleotide sequence is from Alistipes sp. ZOR0009.
CAAACAAAAAGGGAGGCTGCTCCGAAGAACAGCCTCCCGCTATCGTTTAAGCTACGGCCTCACCATAAAAAGGCTCCGTTTGCCACCATCAGGCCATACTTGTAGCCCAAAACTAGGCGTCTGGCAGCGCTGCCAACATCCACCCTTTAGGGATTATCAAAAATCAGCAATACCGAAGACGCCACAGCTGACCGCAAGTGGGGCTGCTAGTGCTTCCCCATGCCCGAATCCTCCTTGCAGCAGGCGGGCAGCTTGTCGTAGGCCTTGGCATCGCGCTTCACCTCGTCGGCATCGTAGCCCAGCTTGGCAATGGCCGCTCTAATCTTGTCGACGCTGGTTTTGGAGGCATCAAACTGCACCCACACGGTTTTGTTGTCCACATTCACCTTCAAATCCTTCACCCCCTTTTCGAAGGGGATGTTCTTCATTATGCGCTTTTCGCACATCGAGCACTGAATGGTTGTTTTGATGGTGGCGGTCTCCACCTTTGCCTGAGCGGCGGCAACGATCACCATCAGCACGGCCGCCATCATTCCTAAAATTCGTTTCATATTCGTCTGTTTTTATGATTCTGATACAACATCTTTCTTTTTGCAAGATAGGGATCATCCGCTAATTTCGGGAGATGGTCCAGCGCAGCCCGCCATAAATCTTGCGGCCCATCAGCGGTCCCCAAATAATCGACGAGTCGAAGTAGGGCCCAAATGGGGCGTCGGCACCCACAATGGCGTGCATCTGGCGGTAGTCGAGAATGTTTTCGACGCCCACGTACAGGTCTACCGTTCTAAATTTTTTGGTAACCTGCGCAAAGAGCATCGGGTACACGGGCGAGTAGTCGCCCATACGGTACTTTTCGGGAAAGCCGCTCATGTCGGGGAGCTTGCTCCTACCGTTTAGCTGGGCGGTAAAGTCGAACTTCCACTTGTCGAAGCGCGTGGCGTACGACAGGTTGGCCAACGCCCTGTACTTGCCCACCAGCGGCTTATCCTCCAAAACCCCGTTGATGGTTTGCTTCACATCGTTAAAGCGGTAGGCCAGGTAAACCTCAAACCGCTCCAATGGCTCGGCCCTCAAATCGACCTGAAAGCTGTTGGAGTACGATTTGCCGGCCAGGTTGTAGAAGTAGACGTGGCTGGCGTCGCGCTCCATATCCACCACCAGCTGGTTCTGGAAGTCGGTGCGGTAGTAATCTACGCTAATAGACGCCGGGCGGCCTCCCCATAGCTTAAACTCCTTGGTTAGGTTGATGCCGTAGTTCCAAGCACGCTCCATCCCGATATCCTCCAAGAAGGTAACCTCCCTCGAACTGGCCAAAACGCCCAGATTTTCCGAAAGCGGATTGGGAGAAT
It contains:
- a CDS encoding heavy-metal-associated domain-containing protein, with the translated sequence MKRILGMMAAVLMVIVAAAQAKVETATIKTTIQCSMCEKRIMKNIPFEKGVKDLKVNVDNKTVWVQFDASKTSVDKIRAAIAKLGYDADEVKRDAKAYDKLPACCKEDSGMGKH